A single window of Pseudomonas benzenivorans DNA harbors:
- a CDS encoding YkgJ family cysteine cluster protein: MSNANPCLTCGACCAHFRVSFFWGECQSAGGVVPDEQVVLITPHRVAMRGTESKPARCVALLGDVGQGVRCTLYEQRSSPCREFEASWANGEHNPRCDDARRAHGLPPLTPPVQPSVSPERVA; this comes from the coding sequence ATGTCAAACGCTAATCCTTGCCTTACGTGCGGCGCCTGCTGCGCGCATTTTCGTGTGTCCTTCTTCTGGGGTGAATGCCAATCGGCCGGCGGCGTAGTGCCGGACGAGCAGGTGGTGCTGATCACCCCGCACCGGGTCGCCATGCGCGGCACCGAGAGCAAACCGGCGCGCTGTGTGGCCTTGCTCGGCGATGTCGGTCAGGGCGTGCGCTGCACCCTGTACGAACAGCGCTCCAGCCCCTGCCGCGAGTTCGAGGCTTCCTGGGCCAATGGCGAACACAACCCGCGTTGTGACGATGCCCGTCGTGCGCACGGACTGCCGCCCTTGACGCCGCCGGTGCAGCCGAGCGTGTCGCCGGAACGGGTGGCCTGA
- a CDS encoding NAD(P)H nitroreductase translates to MDALDALLTRVSAPRLRAPAPDVAQRELLFRAALRAPDHGQLRPWRFLTVEAEAREQMGELFAEALLAGSAEVGEEALAKARAMPLRAPLLVVVIARLQDHPKVPRQEQVIAAGCAAQAILLAAYAQGVGAVWRTGEMAYNARVAEGLGLSSDEQIVGFLYMGTPERELRTPAPVQVADYVSTWPA, encoded by the coding sequence ATGGATGCGCTCGATGCCCTGCTAACCCGTGTTTCCGCACCGCGTCTGCGCGCGCCCGCGCCGGACGTGGCGCAGCGCGAACTGCTGTTTCGCGCCGCGCTGCGGGCGCCGGACCACGGTCAGTTGCGGCCGTGGCGCTTTCTGACCGTCGAGGCCGAGGCGCGCGAGCAAATGGGCGAGCTCTTCGCCGAGGCGCTGCTGGCCGGTTCCGCCGAAGTCGGTGAGGAAGCGCTGGCCAAGGCGCGCGCCATGCCACTGCGTGCCCCCCTGCTGGTGGTGGTGATCGCGCGCCTGCAGGACCATCCCAAGGTGCCGCGCCAGGAGCAGGTGATCGCTGCCGGCTGTGCGGCCCAGGCCATCCTGCTCGCTGCCTATGCCCAGGGCGTTGGCGCGGTCTGGCGCACCGGCGAGATGGCCTACAACGCCAGGGTCGCCGAAGGCCTGGGCTTGAGCAGCGATGAGCAGATCGTCGGGTTCCTCTACATGGGGACGCCGGAGCGCGAACTGCGCACGCCGGCGCCAGTGCAGGTGGCGGACTACGTCAGCACCTGGCCGGCCTGA
- a CDS encoding sensor histidine kinase: MRSLFWRIFASFWLATALVAGLSMLLGRALNQDAWILSQHPALSSLTETWTERYEQQGPSVAQAFLEQRRKEFRLHVQVLGDNGQPLVKGTFPRRAAALEARQPNARRLPWRRLSTEYTSPRSGETYLFVYRIPHPELFAWHRGSLLWPLSALGIALVILTLFSLLLTLSITRPLDRLRGAVHDLGQTAYQQTSLARLAGRRDELGVLARDFNRMGARLQGLISSQRQLLRDVSHELRSPLARLRVALALAERAQPQERESLWPRLAQECDRLEALISEILTLARLDADPGAAQPIDLNALLRKLQEDARLGAPQQTVSVQVASDARLSGWPDMLERALDNLLRNALRFNPAGQPIELSVTREAGELCINVRDRGPGVAAEHLPQLGEPFFRAPGQRAPGHGLGLAIARRAAERHGGRLALTNRPGGGFSASLCLPLSTMGQP, from the coding sequence GTGCGTTCATTGTTCTGGCGCATCTTCGCCAGCTTCTGGCTGGCCACGGCCCTGGTGGCCGGACTGTCCATGCTGCTCGGCCGCGCACTGAATCAGGACGCCTGGATTCTCAGTCAGCACCCGGCCTTGAGCAGCCTGACGGAGACCTGGACGGAGCGCTACGAGCAGCAGGGGCCGAGCGTCGCCCAGGCATTTCTGGAGCAGCGCAGAAAGGAGTTTCGCCTCCATGTCCAGGTCCTGGGTGACAACGGCCAGCCCCTGGTCAAAGGCACCTTCCCACGGCGCGCCGCCGCCCTGGAGGCGCGCCAGCCGAATGCCCGGCGCCTGCCCTGGCGCCGCCTGAGCACCGAATACACCAGCCCGCGCAGCGGCGAGACCTACCTGTTCGTCTACCGCATCCCGCACCCCGAGCTGTTCGCCTGGCACCGCGGCAGCCTGCTCTGGCCACTCAGCGCCTTGGGCATCGCCCTGGTGATCCTGACCCTGTTCAGCCTGCTGCTGACCCTGTCGATCACCCGCCCGCTGGATCGCCTGCGCGGCGCCGTCCACGACCTCGGGCAAACCGCCTACCAGCAAACCAGCCTGGCGCGTCTGGCCGGACGCCGCGACGAGCTGGGCGTACTGGCCCGGGACTTCAACCGCATGGGCGCGCGCCTGCAGGGCCTGATCAGCAGTCAGCGCCAACTGCTGCGCGACGTCTCCCACGAGCTGCGCTCGCCCCTGGCCCGTCTGCGCGTCGCCCTGGCCCTGGCCGAGCGCGCACAACCCCAGGAGCGGGAAAGCCTGTGGCCGCGCCTGGCCCAGGAGTGCGACCGCCTGGAGGCCTTGATCAGCGAGATACTCACCCTCGCCCGCCTCGACGCCGACCCCGGCGCCGCCCAGCCGATCGACCTGAACGCGCTGTTGCGCAAACTGCAGGAGGACGCCCGGCTCGGCGCCCCGCAGCAGACCGTCAGCGTTCAGGTCGCCAGCGACGCACGACTAAGCGGCTGGCCGGACATGCTCGAACGGGCCCTGGACAACCTGCTGCGCAATGCCTTGCGCTTCAATCCGGCGGGCCAGCCGATCGAGCTGAGCGTGACCCGAGAGGCGGGCGAGTTGTGCATCAACGTGCGCGACCGCGGCCCCGGGGTGGCCGCCGAGCACCTGCCCCAGTTGGGCGAACCGTTCTTCCGCGCCCCCGGACAACGCGCCCCTGGGCACGGCCTGGGTCTGGCCATCGCCCGCCGCGCGGCGGAGCGTCACGGCGGGCGACTGGCGCTGACCAATCGCCCCGGCGGCGGTTTCAGCGCCAGCCTGTGCCTGCCGCTCAGCACAATGGGCCAACCCTAG